In Treponema primitia ZAS-2, a genomic segment contains:
- a CDS encoding 4Fe-4S dicluster domain-containing protein: MNSFIKANPIRCIGCRTCLISCVVAHEGKRIFEIDPDAYNFNPRLFMVKTARVSAPVHCRHCENPACKASCTSGAIYVRDNVVLVDTKKCIGCKNCVIACPFGAVEIVETAEVQHDGSPRKIANKCDLCAGVADSPSCVKVCPTQALALVTEDDLSESVADKRRSAAVAALV, encoded by the coding sequence ATGAACTCTTTCATAAAAGCAAACCCGATTCGCTGCATAGGGTGTAGAACCTGTTTGATAAGCTGCGTGGTTGCCCATGAGGGTAAACGGATATTTGAAATCGACCCCGACGCCTATAACTTTAATCCCCGGCTTTTCATGGTTAAGACCGCCCGGGTCAGCGCCCCGGTCCATTGCCGGCACTGCGAAAATCCCGCCTGCAAGGCATCCTGTACCTCAGGGGCCATCTACGTGAGGGACAATGTGGTGCTTGTGGACACCAAGAAGTGTATAGGCTGCAAAAACTGCGTCATAGCCTGCCCCTTCGGTGCGGTGGAAATCGTGGAAACCGCAGAAGTCCAGCACGACGGGTCACCCAGGAAGATCGCCAATAAGTGCGATCTCTGCGCCGGTGTTGCAGACAGCCCCTCCTGTGTGAAGGTCTGCCCCACCCAAGCCTTGGCCCTGGTTACCGAGGATGACTTGAGCGAAAGCGTAGCGGATAAGCGCAGAAGCGCTGCTGTCGCTGCTCTGGTCTGA
- a CDS encoding formate dehydrogenase accessory sulfurtransferase FdhD, giving the protein MSGREQGAACWEERDIVRIDATGRHRRIDRVIKEEPCTLFINGEQVNIFACCPADLEELAVGYAFSKGYFRDKKEIEALSIDSDSVSLSIRNSGTVADADTRVFPEEISLSPDDIYAVWESFNAQCELFQATGAAHAMALTDGKQILLFAEDVARHNALAKLIGKIILGSVDPRGKILLISSRLALEMFRMIESLGLAVLLCHGAVSAGAVRKAEEAGITLAGFVGRAYMNIYSHGERITGVGAV; this is encoded by the coding sequence GTGAGTGGAAGGGAGCAGGGCGCGGCCTGTTGGGAAGAGCGGGATATTGTCCGTATAGACGCAACGGGCCGCCATAGGCGAATCGACCGGGTAATTAAAGAGGAGCCCTGTACCCTGTTTATCAACGGGGAACAGGTCAACATCTTTGCCTGTTGTCCGGCTGATTTGGAGGAACTGGCCGTGGGCTACGCTTTTTCAAAGGGATACTTCAGGGATAAAAAAGAGATAGAGGCACTGTCCATAGATAGTGACTCCGTTTCTTTGTCCATTCGGAACAGTGGAACTGTCGCCGATGCGGACACTCGGGTTTTCCCGGAGGAAATTTCCCTTTCCCCCGACGATATATATGCTGTCTGGGAAAGCTTTAACGCCCAGTGCGAGTTGTTCCAGGCTACCGGGGCGGCCCATGCCATGGCCCTGACCGACGGCAAACAGATACTTTTGTTTGCCGAAGATGTGGCCCGCCACAATGCCCTGGCAAAATTAATCGGCAAAATAATTCTGGGCAGCGTTGATCCCCGGGGGAAGATTTTGCTGATAAGCAGCCGGCTGGCCCTTGAAATGTTCAGGATGATAGAATCCCTGGGGCTTGCAGTATTGCTGTGCCACGGGGCGGTCAGCGCCGGGGCGGTAAGAAAGGCGGAAGAAGCGGGGATAACCCTGGCGGGTTTTGTGGGGCGCGCTTACATGAACATTTACAGTCACGGTGAGCGGATTACCGGGGTAGGGGCTGTATGA
- a CDS encoding 4Fe-4S dicluster domain-containing protein, producing the protein MSGEGAFFVLADPEKCTGCRACEVACFAAHQKGVLKTVGTVTTPLIPNLYLTRTETIKMPIQCHHCENAPCLQSCLPGALERKDGSVVVNGKKCIGCRNCALACPFGAIQIIGADILPELGGAAPAFKCDLCPDRENGPACVATCPNEALRVVDTEEELREKRIRSSEAAEAIQGSSKGVQ; encoded by the coding sequence ATGAGCGGAGAGGGAGCGTTTTTTGTATTGGCTGACCCGGAAAAGTGTACCGGGTGCAGGGCCTGCGAGGTGGCGTGTTTTGCGGCCCACCAGAAAGGGGTCCTGAAAACGGTTGGGACGGTTACTACACCGCTTATTCCCAATTTATACCTAACCCGGACTGAGACTATCAAGATGCCGATCCAGTGTCACCACTGTGAAAACGCACCCTGTCTCCAGTCCTGCCTGCCCGGCGCCCTGGAACGGAAAGACGGGTCTGTAGTGGTGAACGGCAAAAAATGTATCGGTTGTCGGAACTGCGCTTTGGCCTGTCCCTTTGGGGCCATCCAGATTATAGGGGCGGATATCCTGCCTGAACTCGGCGGTGCGGCGCCGGCGTTCAAGTGCGACCTCTGTCCGGATCGGGAGAATGGCCCCGCCTGCGTGGCCACCTGCCCCAACGAAGCGTTGCGGGTGGTTGACACGGAAGAAGAACTGCGGGAAAAACGGATCAGGTCAAGTGAAGCGGCGGAAGCCATTCAGGGCAGCAGCAAGGGGGTGCAGTAA